A single window of Halobacillus naozhouensis DNA harbors:
- a CDS encoding RES domain-containing protein, translating to MEDVNFFCLRCGKANEIMDFFENENIELWELDNIPIRIIGFKEYGKYICDLCDSDFEIEEYFADSIADYEQFIDICAETIGEFLSTKVEKCNKCSDGEIIESFHWAMNKEDGTDNYTGTTFYDFIGDYGISDFSLKETILQYIQCSSCGYGADFDKDDFRIFDINDKVLSEHEISEFFGDEYGLDFTQLNSISNNYGIELSKSEVEDFINKISENPMLAYQYETGVKLYNLFKKIFYNDKVFILESGTKIFRGRNRKKDEDKLSNTQLWSPPIGNAGHGRYNLIGIPVLYCSNITEGIPYELNPLNNDYIDIGTFQINTPLKLLDISEMFNEEFGEYISSVNNESKKLKRGYLLTNFIKDCCASIGFNGIRYMGVGKENYYNYALFNYEQDREIKVLDDVMTFDCIISYSIRKAKV from the coding sequence ATGGAGGATGTTAACTTTTTTTGTCTAAGATGTGGCAAAGCTAACGAGATAATGGATTTCTTTGAAAATGAGAATATCGAATTATGGGAACTTGATAATATACCTATAAGGATAATAGGTTTTAAAGAATATGGGAAATATATTTGTGATTTATGTGACAGTGACTTTGAAATAGAAGAGTACTTTGCTGATTCTATAGCTGATTATGAACAATTTATTGATATATGTGCTGAAACAATCGGAGAATTTTTATCAACAAAAGTTGAGAAGTGTAATAAATGCTCTGACGGAGAAATTATTGAGAGTTTTCATTGGGCAATGAATAAGGAGGATGGAACAGATAATTATACAGGTACGACATTTTATGACTTCATAGGGGACTATGGAATATCTGATTTTAGTTTAAAAGAAACAATATTACAATATATCCAGTGTTCTTCATGTGGATATGGGGCAGACTTTGATAAAGATGATTTTAGAATATTTGATATAAACGATAAAGTTCTAAGTGAACATGAAATAAGTGAATTTTTTGGAGATGAATATGGTCTTGATTTTACACAATTAAACAGCATATCCAACAATTACGGAATTGAATTAAGTAAAAGCGAAGTAGAAGATTTTATTAATAAAATAAGTGAGAATCCTATGTTGGCTTATCAGTATGAAACTGGAGTGAAACTATATAACTTGTTTAAAAAGATTTTCTATAATGACAAAGTATTTATTCTTGAAAGTGGAACGAAGATATTTAGGGGAAGGAATAGGAAGAAGGACGAAGATAAGTTATCGAACACCCAACTTTGGAGTCCTCCAATAGGGAACGCTGGTCACGGAAGATATAATTTAATAGGAATTCCAGTTCTCTATTGCAGTAATATAACAGAGGGTATACCTTATGAACTAAATCCTCTAAATAATGATTACATTGATATAGGAACATTTCAAATAAATACCCCCTTAAAATTATTGGATATTTCAGAAATGTTCAATGAAGAATTTGGCGAATATATAAGTTCCGTAAATAACGAGAGTAAGAAGCTAAAAAGAGGATATTTGTTAACAAACTTTATTAAAGATTGCTGTGCTTCTATAGGATTTAATGGTATTAGATATATGGGTGTTGGAAAAGAGAACTATTACAACTATGCCTTGTTTAACTATGAACAAGATAGAGAAATAAAAGTATTGGATGATGTAATGACTTTTGATTGCATTATTAGTTATTCCATTCGAAAAGCAAAAGTATAG